CCTGGGCTTCTTGCGGCCCGCCTTGGAGGGCATGGGCTACGCCCTGGAGAACCCGGTGGTGGACACCATCCGCCTGGCCAAAAGGGCCATGCCCGGCCTCAAGCGCTACGGCCTGGACGCTCTTTCCCAAGTCTTGGAGCTTCCTCCTAGGGAAGCCCACCGGGCCCTGGGGGATGTGGAGCGCACCCTTGCCGTGGCCTTTGAGGTGTATTATATGCTCACTTCAGGGATTCCCCGCCCTTTGACGGACTTTGGGAGGTGATATGACCGCGCGCTATGTGCTGACCAGCACCTGTATTCAAACGGGCACCATGGCCTTGACCGTTTCCCTCCGTCAGCATCTCCTCGGCAAGGAGCGGGTGCGCTTCGTGGACGAGGATGGGGAGGTGTACGAGGGGGAGGTGGATTGGAAACAGGGGGTGGTGCGGGGGCTTTTGCCCTACTATCAGAAACGCCGCCTTGCTGTGAACGAAACCATCCTCCTCCACTTCCGCGGCGAAGAGGTGGAACTTAAGGCCGCTCCCAGGGGCCTGCCCCGGCTCGGACAGGCGGAGTCCAGGGAAGTGGCCCCGCCCGAGAAGCGGGAAGCCAGGCCGGTCAACTCCGGGAAGGACCCCAAGGAGATGGGGGATCCCAAGCCGGAGAAGCGGCGGGTGCGGGTTACTCCCTATCCCAGAGAGGTTCTTTTCCCCAACGAGCCGCAAAGGGCCTTGGAGCCTCCGGGGGTTACCGAGGAGTTGAGGCGGCTGGGCTTCCTCCTGGAGGGAGGCCCGCCCTGGGTATACAAAGCCCCTTTGGGGCGCCGCCAGGTGCATTTGGTACTGTTGCGTCCAGGGGAGGGGGAGCCGGCCCTGCTGAAAACCTTCCGACAGCAAGGGGCTTACGTGGCCATTTTGGCGCCGGAGTCGCAAAAGGAGGGGGTGCCGGAAGGGGTAGGATACCTTTCCCCGGAGGCGGTGAGCCGCCTGGTGCGTCTCAAGGCCCGCTTCCCCCTTTCCCCCTTGGACCTGGAGGATCTGTTGCGGGAAGGGTTTGTGGACCTCGAGGCGGTGGAGTCCCTGGAGGACCGGCTGGTGGCGGAGCTTTCCGAGCGCGGAGCCTTCGCCGCCTTCCTCCTTTTGCTCTCCCGGAAGTCCATGGGGGAGGTGTTTTTGCTGGCGGACTTGGAGGCGGAGGCCCTGGAGGAGGGCCTTGTCCCCGAGGTGGTGCGCCAGGGGGTGGAGGTACTTTCCCAGCCTCCCTTTCTCCTGCTCAAGCGCCTCTCCCCAGGGGAGTTCCTGCTCAGACAGGGGGTGGAAGAGGCGCTTTCCGACCTCCAGGCCTTCGCCGAGGGATTGAAGGGCCGGCTCAGCCGTGTCCGTGGGGTTTTTTGACGGGGCTGGCCTCGCCCAAGGCCAGATCAAAGCTTTGCCGGGCCCTCTCCTTTAGGGCGGCCACCTTGTCCCAGTCGGGGTAGCGGCCATACATGGCGGCCTTGGAAAGCTTAATGGGGTCGCCGGGAAGCTCTTGGTAGTAGGCGCCGGTTTCCTTGGCGAAGGCGGCCACTTTGGGGTCGTAGGAAAGGGCCGCGAAGGGGGTGCCCGCGGCTGCCGCCAGGATAAGGCCATGGAGGCGCATGGAGATCACGTACCCCGCCTGAGCGGCCAGGTAGAGGACCCGCCTGGGGTCCGAGGTGGCCTCAATACGGTGGAGATAGAACACCTTGGCCACCTCGTCGTCGTAGCCGGGTTGGAGAAGTAGGACCAGGACCCTTTTCCCCTCGTGGAATAGGTGGTTGGCGGTGATGTAGAGGTTTCTTAGGGCTTGTTCCCCCACCCCGGCCCTAGGGATAACCAGGACCAGGTCCTCCTCCCGCTTTACAGGGGGTGGGGTAAGGAGAAGGGCGGGGTCGGCACCCAGGGTGGGGGATAGGCCCAGGCGCTTCGCGTATTCCCAGGAATCCTGGTCCCGAAGGATCAGGGGTACCCCTCTTAGGGCCCGCGCCACCTGCTTTTCCCCCCAAGGGGAGAGGGGGCCTAGGGACTGGTTGAAGACCACCACCTTCTTGCGGAAGAAACGCGCGGCCCGGAGCACGGACAGGTAGTAAAGAAGGCTTAGCGAGCTGGTGGCGTCCTGCAAAAGCCCGCCCCCGCCCAAAAGCCAGAGGTTCGCCTGG
The window above is part of the Thermus albus genome. Proteins encoded here:
- the csaB gene encoding polysaccharide pyruvyl transferase CsaB, with translation MVVGVAGYYGFKNAGDEAILEAIARELKARGHRVLALSGDPKQTAKEHGIRAAHRLNPLALLQANLWLLGGGGLLQDATSSLSLLYYLSVLRAARFFRKKVVVFNQSLGPLSPWGEKQVARALRGVPLILRDQDSWEYAKRLGLSPTLGADPALLLTPPPVKREEDLVLVIPRAGVGEQALRNLYITANHLFHEGKRVLVLLLQPGYDDEVAKVFYLHRIEATSDPRRVLYLAAQAGYVISMRLHGLILAAAAGTPFAALSYDPKVAAFAKETGAYYQELPGDPIKLSKAAMYGRYPDWDKVAALKERARQSFDLALGEASPVKKPHGHG